In Bacteroidota bacterium, the following are encoded in one genomic region:
- a CDS encoding T9SS type A sorting domain-containing protein, with protein sequence MRIIFLFCLLFHLNIHGQTFEWAIEGKGVKFGRAFGEFMDKDEAGNIYVAGYYLDTISINDKMLIAATPAPGRHTMENFIIKIDKLGNLKWAIRQGKGIEGICIDNRTGSLYVTGTFSGSVFFGSGNNSDTLQFQENWDGFLARYDTAGNFIWARHIKGVHSQGLKNVKTDSEGNIFVLGQYTKEIIIGDTILYGDYFPQTNGILAKYDKDGNLKWLRLFKAVNDGNINSINCSKLSISGNQIFISGFIIGKILFGTAPDTATLASITAPWGSPSTDIFLGSYDLEGNFLWAEKAGGVISDAVGEITSDSDGNVYITGSYDTTATFGRGGNAVTLYGSNIYYSGPNRTANFANPFVAKYRSDGSLEWVKNIKRIRGHANIVGGISLDKNSNIFIGGTFHDTIEIGNKIFTREGPENTANIFVAKLNNKGDLIWLTSTHTYNDVYSEPSAMSLINDEENNCYLTGMFTGKTGFGNILLETDYYANAFIVKIKDYDTTNQINSGSKRNDLNIYPNPTQSSFTIHYHSAQPGMANIIVRNLTGAVIFETIEQNHTGTFQKQIDLGKNAHGVYFVELLIDRELFVRKLIVSK encoded by the coding sequence ATGAGAATAATTTTTTTATTTTGTTTGCTTTTTCATCTTAATATCCATGGACAAACGTTCGAATGGGCAATTGAGGGAAAAGGTGTAAAGTTTGGAAGGGCTTTCGGAGAATTTATGGACAAGGATGAGGCTGGAAATATTTATGTCGCAGGTTATTATTTGGACACAATAAGTATTAATGATAAAATGCTTATTGCCGCGACTCCTGCACCTGGAAGACATACAATGGAAAATTTTATTATTAAAATTGATAAATTGGGTAATCTAAAATGGGCTATAAGGCAAGGTAAAGGGATTGAAGGAATATGCATAGACAATAGAACTGGAAGCTTGTATGTTACGGGCACTTTCAGCGGATCTGTGTTTTTTGGTTCCGGAAACAACAGCGATACTTTACAATTTCAGGAAAACTGGGATGGGTTTTTAGCCAGGTACGACACAGCCGGTAATTTTATCTGGGCAAGACACATTAAAGGTGTGCATTCTCAAGGTCTTAAAAATGTAAAAACTGATTCTGAAGGAAATATATTTGTATTAGGTCAATATACAAAAGAAATCATAATCGGAGATACTATACTGTACGGGGATTACTTTCCTCAAACCAATGGAATTCTTGCCAAATATGACAAAGACGGGAATTTAAAATGGCTGCGGTTGTTTAAAGCAGTAAATGATGGAAATATTAATTCTATTAATTGCTCCAAACTAAGTATTAGCGGAAATCAAATATTTATCTCAGGCTTCATTATAGGTAAGATATTATTTGGCACAGCACCAGATACGGCTACTCTTGCATCTATTACAGCCCCTTGGGGAAGTCCAAGTACCGATATTTTTTTAGGAAGTTACGATTTGGAAGGAAATTTTCTTTGGGCGGAAAAAGCGGGCGGGGTAATATCGGATGCCGTAGGAGAAATCACTTCAGATTCTGATGGAAATGTTTACATAACCGGAAGTTATGACACTACTGCCACATTTGGGCGAGGAGGAAATGCGGTAACTTTATATGGCAGTAATATATATTATTCTGGACCCAATCGAACCGCAAATTTTGCTAATCCTTTTGTGGCTAAATATAGATCTGATGGTAGTTTAGAATGGGTTAAAAATATAAAAAGAATAAGAGGCCATGCAAACATAGTAGGAGGGATAAGCTTAGATAAAAATAGTAATATTTTTATCGGGGGAACTTTTCATGATACTATTGAAATAGGAAATAAAATATTTACCCGTGAAGGGCCTGAAAATACGGCTAATATCTTTGTGGCAAAGTTAAATAATAAGGGTGATCTTATATGGCTTACCAGTACCCACACATATAATGATGTATATTCTGAACCGAGTGCCATGTCCTTGATTAATGACGAAGAAAATAACTGTTATCTAACGGGGATGTTTACCGGGAAAACAGGTTTTGGAAACATTCTTTTGGAAACGGATTATTATGCAAATGCCTTTATTGTCAAAATTAAGGATTATGACACAACAAATCAAATCAATTCTGGAAGTAAAAGGAATGACCTAAATATTTACCCTAACCCCACTCAAAGTAGCTTTACCATACATTATCACTCAGCCCAACCAGGTATGGCAAATATTATAGTAAGAAACTTAACTGGTGCAGTCATTTTCGAAACTATAGAACAAAATCACACAGGTACTTTTCAAAAACAAATTGATTTAGGCAAAAATGCACATGGGGTTTATTTTGTGGAACTGTTAATCGATAGGGAGCTGTTTGTGAGAAAGCTGATTGTCAGTAAGTAA